The genome window TAAAGCGCGCTATACCAACCAGAACGGTGGCTATCTTAAAAAGATCGAGGATGCTATCAGCGGAAGCTACCAGATTTTAAAACTTTACGACTGGCTGGCTGAGTGCAAAGAGTCGCTGCCGCTGGCGGAAAGCTACGCGCTTGAAAACAACACGCAACATTTTCCTTGCGCCAATGCGCTGACGCAGCTGGTGACCCGCGCAGGGCATTCCAATTCACGTTTTCCTCTTGCCGCTGCCCAGCGCGATGCGTTGGCCCAGGTTATGACCATGCAGCCCGGCGAGATCCTGGCCGTTAACGGCCCACCCGGCACGGGTAAAACTACCTTTGTCCTCTCTGTTGTTGCCTCGCTATGGGTAGAAGCCGCATGGAAAGAAACCCAACCGCCATTGATTATCGCCGCCTCAACTAATAATCAGGCCGTAACCAATATTATCGAGGCCTTTGGCAAAGACTTTGAAGAGAATAATGATCCCTTAAGTGGCCGTTGGCTGCCAGAAATGAAAAGCTACGGGGGATATTTCCCTGCCCCCAGCCTGGAAGGCGAAGCAGCAAAGCATTATCACACGCCCTCCTTTTATAAGCTGCTGGAAAATGAAGACTACGTAGACCGCGCGGAAAGTGCCTTTTTGACCCGTGCGCAAGCGGTTTTGCAAGGCACGGACCTGACAACGGTAAAACAAGTTAAGCAAAAGATTTGGAAGGAAATTAATGCCTGCTATCAATTGATGGCCGAGCTTGAAGTGAGCTGGAAAAATTTTGATAAGCTGCAACTCAAGCGTCAGCAGATGGAGCCTGAAAAGAGGCGAACCGCTTTACAAGCTGAGCTATTAACTCTTAAGCAAGATCTTATCGGCGTTGAAGATAGCCTTACTGGCTGGCTGAAATTCTGTGCAGATGAATCCCTGCTGTTGAGCTTACTGGACGTCGTCCCTGCCGTAGCGAACAAACGCAGGGCTAAGCGTAAGCAATTTATCAAAAATAACTTTTCCTCTCTGGCCTGTACGCTGGCTGACGATTGCTCCGCTGAAAGGCTGGAAGCCAGACTGGAAGATTGGCTTAAAAAGCAACGGAAGAATATTGAATATCTGGAGCAACAGCTGGGTCAAATAGCGACTTTACAGAAGCAGTATCAGCTGGCAGAAGAGGAATGGCTACAGCTAAGCGCGCCTTTTAGAAATAAGAAAACAGCAACGGCTTCCTGGGATGAAATTGACCGCTCGCTGGATGTTTCTTTACGCTTTCGCCTGTTTCAACTGGCGGTACATTATTGGGAGGCGCGCTGGCTCCTGGACTATCAAGAGCACGACCGCGAGATGCTGATTAGAAACCGCAACGGCAATGATGCGCAGGGTCTGAAGGCGGTGCGTGCCCGCTGGGCGCGTCGCATGTGTCTGACGCCCTGTATTGTTTCAACGCTTTATTCTCTGCCTGGGTATATGACCTATAAGGTATTTGAGAGCGAAGGCGTTTTTAATAATGAATATCTGATCAATGAGATCGATCTGCTGATCATTGATGAAGCGGGACAGGTGGCGCCTGACGTTGCTGCTGCCTCTTTTGCGTTGGCCAGGCGTGCGCTGGTGATCGGTGATGTGCATCAAATTCAGCCCGTTAGCAGCCAGTCGCCGGTGATTGATATCGGCAATCTGATGCAGCATCAGCTATTAGCTAATGCCGCTGACTACAATGAGCTTTGCCAACAAGGACGTTCCGTTGTTGAAGGTTCAGTAATGCAGATTGCTCAGCAAGCCAGCCGTTATCACTATCTGCCGGAAGCAGAAGCAGGCATGTTTTTGAGAGAGCATCGACGCTGTTATGACGAACTCATCTCCTTCTGTAATGAGCTGTGCTATCACGGCTTGCTGGAGCCTAAACGTGGAAGCATCGATGCCGCAGAAAAGCGGCCGCCTTTTCCGGCGTTAGGCTATTTGCATATAGACGGTCTGGCCGAATCTCCTCCTGCCGGCAGTCGCATTAACCGTCTTGAAGCCAATACCATTGCCGACTGGCTGGCAGATAAGCGCGCTGAACTGGAAGCGTTTTACGGCGCTAAGCTGGAAAATATTGTCGGAGTTGTCACGCCGTTTAAAGCGCAGGAGCGACTCATCGCTGAAGCCTGTAAAAGCCGTGGTATTGATGTCGGACGCACCGAGGGGAAAATGACTGTTGGAACAGTGCATGCACTTC of Pantoea alhagi contains these proteins:
- a CDS encoding AAA domain-containing protein; translation: MSAAQAGQWLRYWRNSLADAESGSGAMTHKALSEYQKVPAEIIGQGCLDKESDALNLLFKDVPDETKFIKLTLRPAAYRVKQEHEHSKSSSSGFPETITPVICPVWLSREGHLLPAGKPQIPRDLLSPQYDDKFTLASVQDLDRFLDQQTIQIYSEQEASALFSKQPDFDKATSPWSLYIASARELFKLCDRERLKARYTNQNGGYLKKIEDAISGSYQILKLYDWLAECKESLPLAESYALENNTQHFPCANALTQLVTRAGHSNSRFPLAAAQRDALAQVMTMQPGEILAVNGPPGTGKTTFVLSVVASLWVEAAWKETQPPLIIAASTNNQAVTNIIEAFGKDFEENNDPLSGRWLPEMKSYGGYFPAPSLEGEAAKHYHTPSFYKLLENEDYVDRAESAFLTRAQAVLQGTDLTTVKQVKQKIWKEINACYQLMAELEVSWKNFDKLQLKRQQMEPEKRRTALQAELLTLKQDLIGVEDSLTGWLKFCADESLLLSLLDVVPAVANKRRAKRKQFIKNNFSSLACTLADDCSAERLEARLEDWLKKQRKNIEYLEQQLGQIATLQKQYQLAEEEWLQLSAPFRNKKTATASWDEIDRSLDVSLRFRLFQLAVHYWEARWLLDYQEHDREMLIRNRNGNDAQGLKAVRARWARRMCLTPCIVSTLYSLPGYMTYKVFESEGVFNNEYLINEIDLLIIDEAGQVAPDVAAASFALARRALVIGDVHQIQPVSSQSPVIDIGNLMQHQLLANAADYNELCQQGRSVVEGSVMQIAQQASRYHYLPEAEAGMFLREHRRCYDELISFCNELCYHGLLEPKRGSIDAAEKRPPFPALGYLHIDGLAESPPAGSRINRLEANTIADWLADKRAELEAFYGAKLENIVGVVTPFKAQERLIAEACKSRGIDVGRTEGKMTVGTVHALQGAERKIVLFSAVYSRHSNGRFIDKDSSMLNVAVSRAKDSFLVFGDMEAIDASPRGTPRHLLGEYLARRTDSELIFSVGARPDLLLSCREPRVINNAEAHDACLTEILQLAQQRVVIVSPWVSLFRLRESGILSAMQQAVARDISVELYTDYRFNTFINNRFDEEKNTQFSACCMELTAHGIAVRVVNKVHSKLLMADNNFICIGSYNWASAQRQGEYKNFETSVLYSGELKDEIHIQLASLQERIRSDFSTETT